The stretch of DNA GAGATGTCTAGAGCGCTAAGTAAAAAGGAGCCAGGAGCTGCTTAAAAGCCTCTGAATATGTTTCTGAAGCGGCTTCATGTAAACTGAGCTCCTGAGTATTTGTAGCAGATGCCTGCTTAGCAAAGGCAGTAATATAGCGCAAAGGCTTACTGTCGGGTCTATGGCGAATTACCAGCCGGGAGCTTAGGTAGAGGCCAGCCCGCGAAGCATCCCGCTCAAAATGCTGCATTTCAGGAGGTGGAAGCAGCACCGTGAGGTGGCCTAGCGGATCAAGGAACTGAGCTGCAAACTCGGCCAGCTCCTGAAAAGTAAGGGAATCGGGGGCGGTATGGCGGGCCGTGGTGCGCTGCGCATCAGGCGAGCGGAGCGAGTGCCGGAAGAAAGGCGGGTTGCAGATGATATGGTCAAAAACCTGGGGCTGAGTGGCCGCAAACTGGCCTAGCGAAGCTGCATGCACCGTAAGCCGGTTGCTCCAGGGGCTGGCACGAAAGTTTGCTGCCGCTTGGGTAGCAGCTGCTGCATCAAGTTCTACGGCCTCAATGTGAGCCGTAGGGTTGCGCTGCGCTGCCATAAGTGCCAGTAGGCCAGTGCCCGTGCCAATATCCAGAATCCGTTGCGCCGCGACCAGGTCAGCCACTGCGCCAAGTACGCAGGCA from Hymenobacter taeanensis encodes:
- a CDS encoding tRNA1(Val) (adenine(37)-N6)-methyltransferase, encoding MANSYFQFKQFKVEQGACAMKVSTDACVLGAVADLVAAQRILDIGTGTGLLALMAAQRNPTAHIEAVELDAAAATQAAANFRASPWSNRLTVHAASLGQFAATQPQVFDHIICNPPFFRHSLRSPDAQRTTARHTAPDSLTFQELAEFAAQFLDPLGHLTVLLPPPEMQHFERDASRAGLYLSSRLVIRHRPDSKPLRYITAFAKQASATNTQELSLHEAASETYSEAFKQLLAPFYLAL